One region of Peribacillus simplex genomic DNA includes:
- a CDS encoding PTS sugar transporter subunit IIC yields MMTFIDKYIMPGAVKIGNNRHLLAIRDALIGMIAITMIGSFAVLFNNLGQVIKPYGRMMEAIFGPAWNTLGGDIWFGTFAFMTVFAVFGISYKLARSYGDDGFEAMLVSSACFFLLLPQIGNVTLTIDDKDVTGGAWGFVSVNYFNATALFTGIVVALIATEIFVRLSRVKYLVIKLPDGVPPAVARSFAKLVPGMATILAAGVFGLLFRKVTDGQVLNDWLSKVIVSPLQSAVDSLPFAILLVFLVHLLWMIGLHGPNILGGITTPLFESSGVKNIDLYAKGVKDMDQYGVLAGSFLDAFVYLGGSGATLGLIIAMIIAGRKRYKQMIALGGAPGVFQINEPILFGLPIVLNPMWFIPFVLGPVITTVISYIAVSSGMVFPIVAKIPWVTPPIVGGFLATGGHVSGAVLAAVNLVISTVIYLPFVYAQVKIDTKNKTELTKDSETLNV; encoded by the coding sequence ATGATGACTTTTATTGATAAGTATATTATGCCTGGAGCGGTGAAAATAGGAAATAACCGGCATCTGCTCGCGATTCGTGACGCATTGATTGGAATGATAGCGATTACAATGATCGGGTCTTTTGCCGTCCTGTTCAATAATCTTGGGCAAGTCATCAAGCCTTACGGAAGAATGATGGAGGCCATTTTCGGTCCAGCATGGAATACGCTAGGCGGTGATATTTGGTTTGGAACCTTTGCATTCATGACGGTATTCGCTGTATTCGGCATTTCTTATAAACTAGCAAGATCATACGGCGACGATGGTTTTGAAGCGATGCTGGTTTCCTCGGCCTGTTTCTTCTTATTATTACCTCAAATCGGAAATGTCACTTTAACCATTGATGATAAGGATGTTACAGGCGGGGCATGGGGTTTCGTAAGCGTGAATTATTTTAATGCTACAGCCCTCTTTACAGGAATAGTCGTTGCCTTAATAGCAACCGAAATATTTGTGAGACTTTCCCGAGTGAAATATTTAGTCATTAAGTTGCCTGATGGAGTACCTCCAGCGGTAGCCCGTTCTTTTGCAAAGTTAGTACCGGGTATGGCAACGATTCTTGCCGCTGGTGTATTCGGACTGCTATTCCGTAAAGTTACTGATGGACAGGTACTGAATGACTGGCTGAGTAAAGTGATTGTATCTCCCTTACAAAGTGCTGTAGATTCATTGCCATTCGCTATTTTACTAGTATTTCTTGTTCATTTATTATGGATGATTGGTTTGCACGGACCAAATATCCTTGGAGGGATAACAACACCGCTTTTTGAAAGTTCGGGTGTGAAAAATATTGATTTATATGCAAAAGGTGTCAAAGACATGGACCAATATGGGGTATTGGCAGGTTCTTTCCTGGATGCATTTGTTTATTTAGGAGGATCTGGTGCAACATTGGGCCTCATCATCGCAATGATCATTGCCGGTCGGAAACGTTATAAACAGATGATTGCACTTGGAGGGGCACCAGGGGTGTTCCAGATTAACGAACCTATCCTATTCGGATTGCCTATCGTTCTGAATCCAATGTGGTTCATTCCATTTGTTCTCGGTCCGGTAATTACAACGGTGATCTCGTATATAGCGGTAAGCAGCGGAATGGTTTTTCCGATCGTTGCTAAGATTCCATGGGTTACCCCACCGATTGTGGGCGGATTCCTAGCCACTGGCGGGCATGTATCCGGAGCGGTCTTGGCTGCGGTCAACTTAGTCATTTCAACAGTGATTTATTTACCATTCGTATATGCTCAAGTGAAGATAGATACCAAAAATAAAACAGAGCTTACAAAAGATTCAGAAACGCTAAACGTTTAA
- a CDS encoding DUF1641 domain-containing protein: MVDVATKPEHETLNISANQEQLDILDQLLKPEVQESLNTLVEQLPKLTELVNILTKSYDFAQSVATDDVLKNDTVSAISEIATPVVGSVKGLAANAIEAKDRAEANTDVIGLFGLLRMMKDPQAQKLFRFAQAFLEVSSERKNQK, translated from the coding sequence ATGGTAGATGTAGCCACAAAACCTGAACATGAAACACTTAATATTTCTGCAAACCAAGAACAATTGGATATCCTAGATCAGCTTTTAAAGCCTGAGGTTCAGGAATCCTTGAACACTTTAGTTGAGCAGTTACCAAAACTGACTGAGTTAGTGAATATTTTAACAAAGTCTTATGATTTCGCTCAATCGGTTGCGACTGATGATGTTTTGAAAAATGATACGGTCAGCGCCATTTCGGAGATCGCTACACCTGTAGTGGGCTCAGTGAAAGGTCTTGCAGCTAACGCCATCGAAGCTAAGGATCGTGCAGAAGCGAATACTGATGTGATCGGTCTTTTTGGTCTGTTAAGAATGATGAAAGATCCGCAAGCACAAAAGCTTTTCCGTTTTGCCCAAGCTTTTCTTGAAGTCTCTTCAGAACGCAAAAACCAAAAATAA
- a CDS encoding IS3 family transposase (programmed frameshift) encodes MSKIYFNEFQIKELENNPHVKQVSDRSIAYHPDFKVKAIKENQAGKSPTQIFIEHGFELEMIGSDKPKGCLKRWRKTFEQYGEDGFYTERRGKGSPGRPKSKEYSQEDQLKKAEARIKYLEAELEFLKKFRRTRKAGFEEEKMTTSEKFTLIEQIIRQYNLTNMVRYFCEMAEVSRSGYYAWIHAERIRLTHEKKDSQDYELIKEVFEAKKKKAGALTIKMILENKYFVTMNHKKIRRLMHKFNLKAIIRQAKPYKKLAKATHEHKAVPNHLNRNFNQGEPRKILLTDITYVYYGSGQPAYLSCVKDAVTREIIAFHLSRSLKMGIVYHTLEKLSDSLNDLIHPEAIIHSDQGVHYTHPEFQRRVKELGLKQSMSRKGNCWDNAPMESFFGHFKDEVDYLECQTFDELHQLIEEYMEDYNTNRYQWSLNRMTPAQYGSQLLAA; translated from the exons ATGAGTAAGATTTATTTTAATGAATTTCAAATAAAGGAATTAGAGAATAATCCACATGTGAAACAGGTTTCAGATCGTTCGATTGCTTATCATCCAGACTTTAAGGTAAAGGCTATTAAAGAGAATCAAGCTGGTAAATCACCTACCCAAATCTTTATTGAACATGGCTTTGAGTTAGAGATGATTGGATCGGATAAACCAAAAGGCTGCTTAAAACGTTGGAGAAAAACGTTTGAACAATATGGCGAGGATGGCTTCTATACAGAGCGACGTGGGAAAGGAAGTCCAGGAAGACCAAAATCCAAGGAGTATTCGCAGGAAGATCAGTTAAAAAAGGCTGAAGCTCGTATTAAATATTTAGAGGCTGAACTTGAATTTCTAAAAAAGT TTAGACGAACTCGAAAGGCAGGCTTCGAAGAAGAGAAAATGACAACGAGTGAAAAATTCACGTTAATTGAACAAATCATTCGCCAATATAATCTTACCAATATGGTCCGTTATTTTTGTGAAATGGCCGAAGTCAGTCGTAGTGGATATTATGCTTGGATACATGCTGAAAGGATTCGATTGACTCACGAGAAGAAAGATTCGCAGGATTATGAACTTATTAAGGAAGTATTTGAGGCCAAGAAGAAAAAAGCAGGTGCCCTCACCATCAAAATGATTTTAGAGAATAAGTATTTTGTCACGATGAACCATAAAAAGATTCGAAGGCTTATGCATAAATTCAATCTTAAAGCCATAATTCGTCAAGCGAAACCTTATAAGAAATTAGCGAAAGCCACTCATGAGCATAAGGCCGTTCCAAACCACTTAAACAGGAATTTTAACCAAGGAGAACCGAGGAAAATTCTCCTTACAGATATTACTTACGTTTATTATGGTTCTGGACAACCAGCTTATCTTTCTTGTGTCAAAGATGCTGTTACACGAGAAATCATCGCTTTTCACTTATCTAGAAGTCTCAAGATGGGGATTGTCTATCACACATTGGAGAAGCTCTCTGATTCCCTAAATGATCTGATTCATCCTGAAGCGATCATTCATTCAGACCAAGGCGTTCATTATACACACCCTGAGTTCCAGCGCCGAGTGAAAGAACTAGGGCTGAAACAATCCATGTCCCGAAAGGGAAACTGTTGGGACAATGCCCCTATGGAATCATTCTTTGGCCATTTTAAAGATGAAGTGGATTATTTGGAGTGTCAAACTTTTGATGAGTTACACCAATTAATTGAAGAATATATGGAAGATTACAATACAAATCGTTACCAATGGAGCCTAAATAGAATGACTCCCGCACAATACGGGAGTCAACTATTAGCTGCTTAA
- a CDS encoding GntR family transcriptional regulator, which produces MNKEAALHSIVKESIIDLIKNGEYQTNTKLPTEAEFCKIYGVSRTTVRTALQQLTVEGYIYRVQGKGTFVSENKVKQFLTSTVEKFSEQITMQGKNPSTKVISLKVIEANATLAKLFKQNIGDPVNKLERIRYVNDVPLQYEIAYLPWYKTPGLNIEACEKSLFTVLETQFNLKVKKTVEHLEFSLADDSISDKLDVPNGSPCFSLETYTYEVDGSVIEFSKTLFRGDRAHFVIERNY; this is translated from the coding sequence ATGAATAAAGAAGCGGCATTGCATTCCATCGTTAAGGAATCGATTATCGATCTCATAAAAAATGGCGAGTATCAAACAAATACAAAATTACCGACTGAAGCTGAGTTTTGTAAAATATACGGAGTAAGCAGGACAACAGTGCGCACGGCCTTACAGCAATTGACAGTCGAAGGCTACATCTACCGTGTTCAAGGTAAAGGGACTTTCGTTTCGGAGAATAAAGTGAAGCAATTTCTTACAAGCACGGTTGAAAAGTTCTCAGAACAAATCACGATGCAAGGAAAAAATCCTTCTACAAAGGTCATTAGCTTAAAGGTGATTGAAGCTAATGCTACCCTTGCCAAGCTTTTTAAGCAAAATATTGGAGATCCAGTAAACAAACTGGAACGAATTCGTTACGTAAACGATGTCCCCCTTCAATATGAAATTGCCTATCTGCCTTGGTATAAAACACCCGGGCTTAATATCGAAGCCTGTGAAAAATCACTCTTTACAGTACTTGAAACACAATTCAATTTAAAAGTAAAAAAAACGGTCGAACACTTGGAGTTTTCACTAGCCGACGATTCCATTTCTGACAAATTGGATGTACCCAACGGTTCACCTTGTTTTTCATTAGAAACTTACACATATGAGGTTGATGGATCTGTCATTGAATTTTCTAAAACTCTCTTTAGAGGCGATCGTGCACACTTTGTCATCGAACGGAACTATTGA
- a CDS encoding NAD(P)/FAD-dependent oxidoreductase, producing MSKQIVILGAGYAGLLSALSVREYYNKDEVQVTVVNQFPTHQIITELHRLAGGSISEQAVSIPLEKLFKGKDIDLTISKVESFSVDKKEVKLANGSTLSYDALVVALGSQTGFFGIPGLEENSMVLKSVNDANKIYKHIEDRIREYAQTNNEADATIVIGGGGLTGVELIGEIVDHFPKIAKKFGVDFKDLKIKLVEAGPKILPVLPDHLIERAMSSLEARGVEFLTGLPVTGVKGNQIELKDGQTIEANTLVWTGGVAALPIVGESGLEVDRGKATVNEYLQSKSHNDVFVVGDSAVAFPPEGGRPYAPTAQNAWQMGELVGYNLYAAFEGKKLEEFSPVNSGTLASLGRKDAVATVGANNTSLKGLPATLMKEASNIRYLSHIKALFSLAY from the coding sequence ATGTCAAAACAAATCGTCATCTTAGGTGCGGGTTATGCGGGATTACTATCAGCCTTATCCGTACGTGAATATTACAATAAGGATGAAGTGCAGGTTACAGTGGTGAATCAATTTCCAACGCACCAAATCATCACCGAATTGCACCGTCTTGCAGGCGGATCCATTTCTGAACAAGCCGTTTCGATTCCTTTGGAAAAACTTTTCAAAGGAAAAGATATCGACCTTACCATTTCAAAAGTGGAGTCTTTCTCAGTCGATAAAAAAGAAGTGAAACTTGCGAATGGTTCCACTTTATCTTATGATGCCCTAGTTGTTGCTTTGGGAAGCCAAACAGGATTCTTCGGCATTCCGGGACTTGAGGAAAACAGCATGGTCTTGAAATCCGTAAATGATGCTAACAAAATTTACAAACATATCGAAGATCGCATCCGTGAATATGCACAAACGAATAACGAAGCGGACGCTACAATCGTAATCGGCGGCGGCGGATTGACTGGCGTCGAGTTAATCGGTGAAATCGTGGATCATTTCCCTAAAATCGCCAAAAAGTTCGGAGTGGACTTCAAGGACTTGAAAATCAAGCTTGTGGAAGCTGGTCCAAAAATCCTTCCTGTCCTGCCTGACCACTTAATTGAACGTGCCATGTCCAGCTTGGAAGCACGCGGCGTTGAATTCTTGACAGGTCTGCCTGTAACGGGTGTTAAAGGAAATCAAATCGAATTGAAAGATGGACAAACGATCGAAGCCAATACGCTTGTTTGGACAGGCGGAGTCGCAGCACTTCCTATCGTAGGCGAATCAGGCCTTGAAGTGGATCGCGGCAAAGCAACCGTTAATGAGTATTTGCAATCAAAATCCCATAATGACGTATTCGTTGTCGGAGACAGTGCCGTTGCTTTCCCTCCAGAAGGCGGCCGTCCATACGCTCCTACTGCACAAAATGCTTGGCAAATGGGTGAGCTTGTTGGATACAACCTATATGCAGCCTTTGAAGGCAAGAAACTTGAAGAATTTTCACCTGTCAACTCAGGTACACTTGCAAGCCTTGGCCGTAAAGATGCAGTGGCAACCGTTGGGGCCAATAACACTTCCCTTAAAGGTCTGCCGGCTACATTGATGAAAGAAGCAAGTAATATTCGCTATCTATCACACATCAAAGCCCTATTCAGCCTCGCTTATTAA
- a CDS encoding PTS sugar transporter subunit IIB, with translation MNILLCCSAGMSTSLLVTKMEESAKKQGVECHIWAVGSTEVNNEMDKADVILLGPQVRYLLSKLQEAGKEKGIPVATINPMFYGLCNGEEVLKQATTLIKGE, from the coding sequence ATGAATATCTTATTATGTTGTTCTGCAGGGATGTCTACCAGTTTATTAGTTACCAAGATGGAGGAAAGCGCTAAAAAACAAGGGGTGGAGTGTCATATATGGGCTGTTGGTTCTACAGAAGTGAACAATGAAATGGATAAGGCTGATGTGATTTTATTAGGTCCGCAAGTTCGGTATCTTCTTTCCAAGTTACAGGAGGCGGGTAAGGAAAAGGGAATTCCGGTCGCAACCATCAATCCAATGTTCTATGGTCTATGTAATGGTGAAGAAGTACTAAAACAAGCCACTACTTTAATAAAAGGAGAATAA
- the chbG gene encoding chitin disaccharide deacetylase translates to MIEVLVNADDFGLTKAVNYGILDSHKYGIVNSATIMMNAKATEHAIELAKKTPSLKVGIHLVLTWGKPLLNDVPSLVDESGFFKKQGVVYENPTRISLSELEREWSAQIERFLEFGLFPTHFDSHHHVHGITEFLPVIQNLSDKYGLPVRNAGMHLAEIQTVTDVFLDDFYGEMVVEDYFQNLKGRVIDGASVEIMTHPAYMDEELMKVSSYNDKRLKETRILTNAKLPEGFSLRFSINQVKI, encoded by the coding sequence ATGATTGAAGTCCTTGTAAATGCAGATGATTTCGGGTTAACTAAAGCGGTGAATTATGGGATTTTGGATAGCCACAAATATGGAATTGTCAATTCAGCAACCATCATGATGAATGCGAAAGCAACGGAACATGCGATTGAATTAGCAAAGAAGACACCGTCGTTGAAAGTAGGTATACATTTAGTGCTCACATGGGGAAAACCTTTGTTGAACGACGTGCCGAGTTTAGTTGACGAATCTGGTTTCTTTAAGAAGCAAGGTGTGGTGTATGAGAACCCTACTCGTATTTCCTTGAGCGAATTGGAGAGGGAGTGGTCAGCACAGATCGAAAGATTCTTGGAATTTGGTCTGTTTCCAACTCATTTCGATAGCCATCATCATGTACACGGGATAACAGAGTTTCTACCGGTTATTCAAAATCTGTCTGATAAATACGGATTGCCAGTGCGTAATGCCGGAATGCACCTAGCTGAGATTCAAACCGTTACAGATGTTTTCCTGGATGACTTTTATGGAGAAATGGTGGTTGAAGATTACTTTCAAAACTTGAAGGGGAGGGTAATTGATGGGGCAAGCGTTGAGATAATGACTCATCCTGCTTATATGGATGAAGAATTGATGAAAGTCTCCTCTTATAATGATAAACGCTTAAAAGAAACCCGGATTTTGACAAATGCAAAATTGCCTGAGGGATTTTCCCTGAGATTCAGCATCAACCAGGTTAAGATTTGA
- the asnB gene encoding asparagine synthase (glutamine-hydrolyzing): MCGFVGCIQKYPKAINSNMKETIKKMNTIITHRGPDDEGYFFDDFVNFGFRRLSIIDIDNGNQPLSYENERYWIIFNGEIYNYIELRKELIDKGYEFTTDSDTEVILALYSSHKEQTVQKLRGMFAFVIWDKVEQKLFGARDHFGIKPFFYCEQDNVTYFASEKKSILTAMNEELDVNSLQHFLSFQYVPEPSTLSNNIKKLSPGHYFTKEPGKKMDIKEFWKPTFRPSSIEDSKVIKEIQETLIDSVNVHMRSDVPVGSFLSGGIDSSFICSIAKQINPKIKTFSVGFERDGYSEINVAQETAAALNVENISYIISPEEFLAELPKIIWHMDDPLADPAAVPLYFVAREAKKHVKVALSGEGADELFGGYNIYREPHSLRMFSHIPAPLNNVLRTLSSILPEGVKGKSFIERGVTPLEDRYIGNANIFDEKEKKLLLVNYLNGLENEKVTSPIYSSSLGYDPITQMQNIDIQTWLKGDILLKADKMSMANSLEVRVPFLDKCVFNTASKLSMDQKVRNGTTKYMLRKAARGIVPEHVWSRKKLGFPVPIRHWLKDELYDWAVKLIQESPTDYLFNKPQIMKLLENHLNNKTDNSRKLWTILTFMIWHQIYIEKQYEPRPQKALQYAVN; the protein is encoded by the coding sequence ATGTGCGGTTTTGTAGGATGTATTCAAAAATATCCGAAAGCCATAAATTCAAATATGAAAGAAACGATCAAGAAGATGAACACGATCATTACCCATAGGGGTCCGGATGATGAAGGTTATTTTTTTGATGATTTTGTAAATTTTGGATTTAGGAGATTGAGCATAATCGATATAGATAACGGTAACCAACCTCTTTCATATGAAAATGAACGATATTGGATCATTTTTAATGGCGAAATCTACAATTATATTGAACTAAGGAAAGAACTCATTGATAAAGGGTATGAGTTCACGACGGATTCTGATACGGAAGTAATATTGGCTCTCTATAGTAGCCATAAAGAGCAAACCGTCCAGAAACTGCGCGGCATGTTCGCTTTTGTCATTTGGGATAAAGTCGAACAAAAACTATTTGGGGCAAGGGATCACTTTGGAATCAAGCCTTTTTTCTATTGTGAACAAGATAATGTCACATATTTTGCATCAGAAAAAAAGAGTATCTTGACAGCGATGAATGAAGAGTTGGACGTGAATTCATTACAGCATTTTCTCAGCTTTCAATATGTTCCCGAACCATCTACCTTATCCAATAACATTAAAAAGTTATCACCTGGGCATTATTTCACTAAAGAGCCCGGAAAGAAAATGGATATAAAAGAGTTCTGGAAACCTACTTTTCGCCCTTCCAGTATAGAAGATTCAAAAGTCATTAAAGAAATACAAGAAACCTTAATTGACTCGGTGAACGTACATATGAGAAGTGATGTTCCGGTTGGATCTTTTCTATCAGGTGGGATTGATTCATCATTTATCTGCTCCATCGCAAAACAGATTAATCCTAAGATCAAAACCTTTTCTGTAGGGTTCGAAAGAGATGGATACAGTGAAATAAACGTTGCACAGGAGACAGCAGCCGCTTTGAATGTAGAAAATATAAGTTATATCATAAGTCCTGAAGAATTCTTGGCAGAACTTCCAAAGATTATCTGGCATATGGATGACCCATTAGCAGACCCCGCTGCCGTTCCGCTATATTTTGTCGCACGGGAAGCTAAAAAGCACGTTAAAGTCGCCTTGTCCGGTGAGGGTGCAGATGAATTATTCGGCGGATATAATATATACCGGGAGCCCCATTCCCTGCGCATGTTTTCCCATATACCTGCACCGTTGAACAACGTGTTGAGGACACTTTCCTCTATTTTGCCAGAAGGGGTTAAAGGAAAGAGTTTTATAGAGCGTGGAGTAACACCTTTAGAAGATCGATATATCGGAAACGCAAACATATTCGACGAGAAAGAGAAAAAACTTTTACTAGTGAATTATCTCAATGGTTTAGAAAATGAAAAAGTTACAAGTCCAATCTATTCAAGTTCTTTAGGTTATGATCCTATTACCCAAATGCAAAACATTGATATTCAAACTTGGCTAAAAGGTGATATTTTATTGAAGGCAGATAAAATGTCTATGGCGAATTCTTTAGAGGTGAGAGTTCCATTTTTGGATAAATGCGTATTCAATACGGCTTCAAAACTTAGTATGGATCAAAAAGTAAGAAATGGAACGACCAAATACATGCTTCGAAAAGCTGCCCGCGGGATTGTGCCGGAACATGTATGGAGCAGGAAGAAGCTGGGTTTTCCAGTACCTATCCGCCATTGGTTAAAGGATGAATTATATGATTGGGCAGTAAAGTTAATCCAGGAGAGCCCAACTGACTATCTTTTTAACAAACCGCAAATTATGAAATTACTTGAAAATCATTTAAATAATAAAACGGACAACAGCCGGAAGCTCTGGACCATTTTGACTTTTATGATTTGGCATCAAATTTATATAGAAAAACAATATGAGCCACGGCCTCAAAAGGCTTTACAATATGCTGTAAATTAA
- a CDS encoding PqqD family protein: MLRKRQSKKRNLLTMVPLLEKRVTMEQESLEATFLVIQRTNFVERITIRFLKQPSVRKIKLDKFGAFAIKQMEFQSNVKQISEAMSEHFGEEAEPALPRLMKFLEILEVHDWIIWDDEVGK; encoded by the coding sequence ATGCTTCGTAAACGCCAATCAAAAAAGAGGAACCTGTTAACCATGGTTCCCCTTTTGGAAAAACGCGTCACAATGGAACAAGAATCTTTGGAAGCAACTTTTTTAGTCATTCAACGGACCAATTTTGTGGAACGAATTACGATTCGTTTCCTTAAACAACCATCAGTCCGTAAAATCAAGCTTGATAAGTTTGGGGCATTTGCCATTAAACAAATGGAGTTCCAAAGCAATGTCAAACAGATTTCTGAAGCGATGAGTGAACATTTTGGTGAGGAAGCAGAACCAGCCTTACCTCGTTTGATGAAATTTTTGGAAATCCTTGAGGTTCATGATTGGATCATATGGGATGATGAAGTAGGAAAATGA
- a CDS encoding PTS lactose/cellobiose transporter subunit IIA gives MEKEELYQLSFQLILYSGNARSFAMEAMQEAKKKNFDSARLKIAEAEAELLQAHKYQTQLIHAEAGGDQFELPIILVHAQDHLMTAMTVKDLAIEMIDLREEFLHANVVKERTAE, from the coding sequence ATGGAAAAAGAAGAATTATACCAGCTATCCTTTCAATTGATTTTATATAGTGGGAATGCGAGAAGCTTTGCAATGGAAGCGATGCAGGAGGCTAAGAAAAAGAACTTTGATTCTGCTCGTTTGAAAATCGCCGAGGCCGAAGCGGAATTACTGCAAGCCCATAAATACCAAACTCAATTAATCCATGCAGAGGCGGGCGGGGACCAATTTGAGCTTCCCATTATCCTGGTGCATGCTCAAGATCATTTAATGACGGCGATGACTGTAAAGGATCTTGCAATAGAAATGATCGATCTGCGCGAAGAATTCTTACATGCAAATGTAGTGAAAGAGAGGACTGCTGAATGA
- a CDS encoding methyltransferase, which yields MKETIYDEMLNIKTEGEQKIFNDSLHYHRYEPTPYSALEHLFKKYPLKRNDRIVDFGCGKGRLNFFIHHLYQSSVVGVEMNENYYKEAIGNLNNYKKKRKNNNGNIEFHCCLAEEYDIDSKDNRFYFFNPFSVQIFMKIINNILLSFEKEPRQIELILFYGSQDYIFFLENQTAFELKGEVILPGLTEFNPYEKFVIYQLLI from the coding sequence ATGAAAGAAACAATTTATGATGAGATGCTAAACATCAAGACGGAAGGGGAACAAAAAATTTTCAATGATTCTTTGCATTACCATCGATACGAACCTACGCCATATAGTGCATTAGAACATTTATTCAAAAAATACCCACTAAAAAGAAATGATCGCATTGTGGATTTTGGATGTGGTAAAGGACGATTGAATTTTTTTATCCATCACTTATATCAATCATCTGTGGTTGGCGTGGAGATGAATGAAAACTACTATAAAGAAGCGATTGGGAATCTGAATAACTATAAGAAGAAAAGGAAAAACAACAATGGCAATATAGAATTCCACTGTTGTTTAGCGGAAGAATATGATATTGATTCGAAAGACAATCGGTTTTATTTCTTTAATCCGTTCTCAGTACAGATCTTTATGAAAATCATCAATAATATATTGCTTTCCTTTGAAAAAGAACCGCGCCAAATCGAACTGATTTTATTTTATGGGTCACAGGATTATATTTTTTTCCTCGAAAATCAAACCGCCTTCGAGCTGAAGGGCGAAGTGATATTACCAGGCTTGACTGAATTTAATCCTTATGAGAAATTCGTCATATACCAATTGTTAATTTAA
- a CDS encoding 6-phospho-beta-glucosidase yields the protein MSEGLKIVTIGGGSSYTPELIEGFIKYHEELPVSEIWLVDIEPGKEKLEIVGDLARRMIEKAGVNIDVHLTLDRKKALKGADYVTTQLRVGQLAARALDEKIPLKHGVIGQETNGPGGLFKAFRTIPVILDIAREMEELCPDAWLINFTNPAGMVTEAVLRYSNISKIIGLCNVPIGMERGVADLMDVEPSRVRIDFAGLNHMVYGLDVFVDGESVKDQIINLITDPAKAVTMKNIHAMGWEPEFLRALNLFPCPYHNYYYKTGDVLAQELKDAEKGETRAEVVQRLEAGLFELYKDKGLDIKPPQLEERGGAYYSDAAVRLICSMHTDKRDIQAVNTINHGAIEGIPYGSAIETSCVITKDGPKPINVGELPVAVRGLIQQIKSFERVAIEAAVSGDYDTALLAMTINPLVPSDRVAKLILDEMLEAHKDYLLQFFGKKELQDNLS from the coding sequence ATGAGCGAGGGTCTGAAGATTGTCACGATTGGCGGAGGATCGAGCTATACGCCAGAACTGATTGAAGGTTTCATTAAATATCATGAGGAACTTCCCGTGAGTGAAATTTGGCTCGTGGATATCGAACCGGGAAAGGAAAAGCTTGAAATTGTCGGGGATTTGGCAAGAAGGATGATTGAAAAGGCTGGTGTGAATATCGACGTCCATCTTACGCTAGACAGGAAGAAAGCACTTAAAGGGGCGGATTATGTAACAACCCAGCTGCGAGTTGGCCAGCTTGCAGCAAGGGCACTTGATGAAAAGATTCCGTTGAAACACGGAGTGATTGGACAGGAGACGAATGGACCAGGCGGGCTTTTTAAGGCTTTTAGAACGATTCCCGTCATTCTGGATATTGCTCGTGAAATGGAGGAATTATGCCCGGATGCCTGGCTGATTAACTTCACGAATCCTGCTGGTATGGTAACGGAAGCGGTTCTTCGTTACAGTAATATTTCCAAAATCATCGGTCTTTGCAATGTGCCGATTGGTATGGAACGAGGTGTTGCTGATTTGATGGATGTCGAGCCATCAAGAGTCCGGATCGACTTTGCTGGGTTGAATCATATGGTTTACGGCTTGGATGTATTCGTTGATGGGGAGAGTGTCAAAGATCAAATCATCAATCTGATTACAGATCCAGCTAAAGCCGTCACGATGAAGAATATCCATGCAATGGGCTGGGAGCCGGAATTTCTTAGAGCGTTGAACCTGTTTCCGTGTCCATACCACAACTACTATTATAAAACGGGAGATGTGCTGGCCCAGGAATTGAAGGATGCTGAAAAAGGGGAAACACGTGCTGAGGTCGTTCAAAGACTTGAAGCAGGATTATTCGAGCTTTACAAAGACAAGGGTTTGGACATCAAGCCTCCGCAGCTTGAAGAGCGCGGAGGAGCGTACTACAGTGATGCGGCAGTAAGGTTGATTTGCTCGATGCATACGGATAAACGTGATATTCAAGCGGTAAATACCATCAATCATGGTGCGATTGAAGGCATTCCTTATGGATCTGCAATTGAAACCAGTTGCGTGATAACCAAGGATGGTCCTAAGCCAATCAATGTGGGAGAGCTTCCAGTCGCTGTTCGCGGTTTAATTCAGCAAATCAAATCCTTTGAAAGGGTGGCCATCGAAGCTGCAGTCTCAGGTGACTATGATACTGCGTTGCTTGCCATGACGATTAATCCACTTGTTCCTAGTGATCGGGTTGCGAAACTTATCTTAGACGAAATGCTGGAGGCACATAAAGATTATCTGCTGCAGTTTTTTGGAAAAAAGGAGTTGCAGGATAATTTATCATGA